A part of Candidatus Brocadiaceae bacterium genomic DNA contains:
- a CDS encoding M20/M25/M40 family metallo-hydrolase, giving the protein MHTPEHPALALFSRLLAVPSPSGREERLAAVVRGVLDEQGDAHETDAAGNIIVRLAGRDPAARPMVLAAHMDEIAMVITGIDEDGRLRVDRSGGLYPVKLGEGPVEIVGDGDVVPGVLCMGSMHRADAASLQLTWQDVRVLTGLSAVQLRQAGVRTGSTAVPARFRCAPWTFGDEADPLVAAWTFDDRMGVVALVRLLEALRERSVTPAVPTLVCFTVHEEGGCHGAKVLAQRERPEVFIAVDGCPIAPGSGLALDGRPAVWSKDSGTHFDQRLVRALCSAARTAGTELYTPVHAAAASDATAVYAVGAADRVATIGHVRENSHGFEVARLSVFDNLLATLVQFVRAYRP; this is encoded by the coding sequence ATGCACACTCCGGAGCACCCCGCACTCGCGCTCTTCAGCCGTCTGCTGGCCGTTCCGTCTCCGTCGGGACGGGAGGAACGTCTGGCCGCGGTCGTGCGCGGCGTGCTCGACGAGCAGGGCGACGCCCACGAGACCGACGCCGCCGGCAACATCATCGTGCGCCTGGCCGGACGCGATCCGGCCGCGCGGCCGATGGTCCTGGCCGCGCACATGGACGAGATCGCCATGGTCATCACGGGCATCGACGAGGACGGTCGGCTGAGGGTCGACCGCTCCGGCGGGCTCTATCCCGTCAAGCTCGGCGAGGGCCCCGTGGAGATCGTCGGCGACGGCGACGTCGTGCCGGGCGTCCTCTGCATGGGCTCGATGCACAGGGCCGATGCCGCCTCGCTCCAGTTGACCTGGCAGGACGTCCGAGTGCTGACCGGCCTGTCGGCCGTGCAACTCCGGCAGGCGGGCGTCCGCACGGGCTCCACCGCCGTGCCCGCCCGCTTCCGCTGTGCCCCCTGGACGTTCGGCGACGAGGCCGACCCGCTGGTGGCCGCCTGGACGTTCGACGACCGCATGGGCGTCGTGGCGCTCGTGCGTCTGCTGGAGGCCCTGCGCGAACGGTCCGTGACGCCGGCGGTGCCGACGCTCGTGTGTTTCACCGTGCACGAGGAAGGCGGCTGCCACGGCGCCAAAGTGCTCGCGCAGCGCGAACGGCCGGAGGTGTTCATCGCCGTGGACGGCTGCCCGATCGCCCCCGGCTCCGGGCTCGCGCTCGACGGCCGGCCCGCCGTGTGGAGCAAGGACAGCGGCACGCACTTCGACCAGCGGCTCGTGCGCGCTCTCTGCAGCGCCGCGCGGACGGCGGGCACGGAACTCTACACGCCCGTCCACGCGGCAGCGGCCTCCGATGCCACCGCAGTCTACGCCGTCGGCGCGGCCGACCGTGTGGCCACCATCGGGCACGTGCGCGAGAACAGCCACGGCTTCGAGGTCGCCCGGCTGTCGGTCTTCGACAACTTGCTGGCCACGCTCGTGCAGTTCGTCCGCGCCTACCGCCCCTGA
- a CDS encoding beta-lactamase family protein has translation MTAPEPTRADVPPPGAPWPAAAPERAGFDRARLADAHAWLADAAGEAACRVGVYRHGLAVAEWCRGLPPSRQVQMASAAKSVYSCMLGIAVREGRIGSADDRVVDYYPEMMDVPEGRGPKPGRHAKPDDRDITFRQLISNTSGYMKPDEPPGSTFHYQTFGMNILCHALAVAHGLYDSADPARLPGPGALAERMIRDPIGASWSSCYSNFPHPPEALTGIFGNYLQLSASLDDLARLGRLWLDLGRWGDRQVVPDGWLREAVRTAPEVHAASSAARGERFEGEALCYGYGFWTNEPGLLWPSLPRDSFAASGAGRIHVWVCPSLDLVVVQSPGVYTHQRDNDSGLLGRIVAALA, from the coding sequence ATGACCGCCCCCGAGCCCACCCGGGCCGACGTGCCCCCGCCGGGCGCACCGTGGCCCGCCGCCGCCCCCGAACGCGCCGGCTTCGACCGCGCCCGGCTGGCCGATGCGCACGCGTGGCTGGCCGATGCGGCCGGCGAGGCCGCCTGTCGCGTCGGCGTCTACCGACACGGCCTGGCCGTCGCCGAATGGTGCCGCGGCCTGCCCCCGTCCCGCCAGGTCCAGATGGCCTCGGCCGCCAAGTCCGTCTACTCCTGCATGCTGGGCATCGCCGTCCGCGAGGGCCGGATCGGCAGCGCCGACGACCGCGTCGTCGACTACTACCCGGAGATGATGGACGTGCCGGAGGGCCGCGGCCCCAAGCCCGGCCGCCACGCGAAGCCCGACGACCGCGACATCACCTTCCGACAGCTCATCTCGAACACCTCGGGCTACATGAAGCCGGACGAGCCGCCCGGCTCGACGTTCCACTACCAGACCTTCGGCATGAACATCCTCTGCCACGCCCTGGCCGTCGCCCACGGGCTCTACGACAGCGCCGACCCCGCGCGCCTGCCCGGCCCCGGCGCCCTGGCCGAGCGCATGATCCGCGACCCGATCGGCGCCTCCTGGAGTTCCTGCTACAGCAACTTCCCGCACCCGCCCGAGGCGCTGACCGGCATCTTCGGGAACTACCTGCAGCTCTCCGCGAGCCTCGACGACCTGGCGCGGCTCGGGCGACTCTGGCTGGATCTCGGACGCTGGGGCGACCGGCAGGTCGTCCCCGACGGCTGGCTGCGGGAGGCCGTGCGCACGGCGCCCGAAGTGCATGCCGCGAGCAGCGCCGCCCGGGGGGAACGCTTCGAAGGCGAGGCGCTCTGCTACGGATACGGCTTCTGGACCAACGAGCCCGGCCTGCTGTGGCCGTCGCTCCCCCGCGATTCGTTCGCCGCAAGCGGTGCCGGCCGCATCCACGTCTGGGTCTGCCCGAGCCTCGACCTCGTCGTCGTCCAGAGCCCCGGCGTCTACACACACCAGCGCGACAACGACTCGGGCCTCCTGGGCCGCATCGTCGCCGCGCTCGCCTGA
- the msrA gene encoding peptide-methionine (S)-S-oxide reductase MsrA produces MGAAAGVPQSQGESAMEKATFAGGCFWCMEAPFAQLGGVCRTVVGYMGGEGADPTYEDHEARGFLEVVQITYTPSRVTYDGLLDVFWRQIDPTDAGGQFSDRGPGYRTAVFYHDERQRRLAEESRRRLAESGRFDAPIATEILPASEFYEAEGYHQDYFKEHPQFYKAYRSGSGRDAWLQKAWGSGASGRRPGDEELRRRLTPLQYAVTQACGTEPAFRNEYWANEEDGLYVDIVTGEPLFSSLDKYDSNTGWPSFMRPLAPRCVVERPEPEHPDATEVRSSFGDSHLGHVFADGPPPTFRRYCINSAALRFIPASDLVKEGYGAYRKLFE; encoded by the coding sequence ATGGGGGCTGCGGCCGGGGTGCCGCAATCACAGGGGGAGAGTGCGATGGAGAAGGCGACGTTTGCCGGGGGGTGCTTCTGGTGTATGGAGGCGCCGTTCGCGCAACTGGGCGGCGTGTGCCGGACAGTGGTCGGCTACATGGGGGGCGAGGGCGCAGACCCCACCTACGAGGACCACGAGGCCCGGGGCTTCCTGGAGGTTGTGCAGATCACGTATACCCCCTCCCGGGTGACGTATGACGGGCTTCTGGACGTTTTCTGGCGCCAGATCGACCCGACAGACGCCGGGGGGCAGTTCAGCGACCGGGGGCCCGGCTACCGCACGGCGGTGTTCTACCACGACGAGCGGCAGAGGCGGCTGGCCGAGGAATCGCGCCGGCGTCTGGCCGAGTCGGGCCGGTTCGACGCCCCCATTGCCACGGAGATCCTGCCGGCCTCGGAGTTCTACGAGGCCGAGGGTTACCACCAGGACTACTTCAAGGAACATCCGCAGTTCTACAAGGCCTACCGGTCCGGTTCCGGGCGGGACGCCTGGCTGCAGAAGGCGTGGGGTTCCGGGGCGTCCGGCCGCCGGCCTGGCGACGAGGAACTCAGGCGCCGCCTGACGCCGCTCCAGTACGCCGTCACGCAGGCATGCGGCACCGAACCGGCGTTCCGCAACGAGTACTGGGCCAACGAAGAGGACGGCCTCTACGTCGACATCGTGACGGGCGAGCCGCTGTTCTCTTCGCTGGACAAGTACGATTCGAACACGGGCTGGCCGAGTTTCATGCGGCCGCTGGCCCCGCGTTGCGTCGTCGAGCGGCCCGAGCCCGAGCATCCCGACGCGACGGAGGTGCGCAGCAGCTTCGGCGATTCGCACCTGGGGCACGTCTTCGCCGACGGTCCGCCGCCGACCTTCCGCCGCTACTGCATCAACTCGGCCGCCCTGCGGTTCATCCCCGCCTCCGACCTGGTGAAGGAAGGCTACGGCGCCTATCGGAAGCTGTTCGAATAG
- a CDS encoding family 10 glycosylhydrolase translates to MVGRRALGVPVIVLMGALAAAVLAAQEPVEIEIEGFDYADAAALAAAWGPVHHESPPPEPVTGPDGRPAARFRLPFAALNDRRVAWDLWRSADLSDADRILVRMRTDDPGAVVCVLYARSGNGWHRFPSVGVGREWTTAVFRFDRAADEGRPGGREGFGGVRLCFLPGARRDTSVEVAWIRAAGGWTPQEIGRISRFANIEEARGHIVTNVRPERRAAAETCIGEALDLRAEILNRGVAAGPEVDAKALTCRELMARAYAMVQESRPGELRGFWCHYGSGPVIEGRRASWGKAIPMLTSGGLNAIFPNMLFSGVAYFPSRVVPVHPIVEQEGDQLAACIAAARAHGVQVHVWKVCWEVGWQGARDAHEPFEREGRLQVDRFGRTRRALCPSNPVNRRYELDAILEAAEYDVDGIHLDYIRYQDANVCYCDGCRERFGAASGRPVADWPAEVAAGGARAAEYAAFREEQITSFVREVRRALKETKPGLKLSAAVWEPAPSALRVAQDWPAWVDEGLLDFVCPMIYTEDAAYFEATLAEIMRRVGGRVDVCPGLKVVMGSRPEGRPPLDVTVDQIAGARALSVSGFVLFELREFQQTHLMPYLRAGLTAEP, encoded by the coding sequence ATGGTCGGTCGGAGGGCCTTGGGTGTGCCGGTCATCGTGCTGATGGGGGCTCTGGCGGCGGCCGTCCTGGCGGCGCAGGAGCCGGTCGAGATCGAGATCGAGGGCTTCGACTACGCCGACGCGGCCGCGCTGGCGGCCGCCTGGGGGCCGGTGCACCACGAGTCGCCTCCGCCCGAGCCGGTCACCGGGCCCGACGGCCGGCCGGCCGCGCGCTTCCGGCTGCCGTTTGCCGCGCTGAATGACCGGCGCGTGGCATGGGACCTGTGGCGCAGCGCGGACCTCTCGGACGCCGACCGGATCCTCGTGCGCATGCGCACGGACGACCCCGGCGCGGTCGTCTGCGTGCTCTATGCGCGGTCGGGCAACGGGTGGCACCGGTTCCCGTCCGTCGGGGTGGGGCGGGAGTGGACGACGGCCGTCTTCCGGTTCGACCGCGCGGCCGACGAGGGGCGGCCCGGCGGCCGTGAGGGATTCGGGGGGGTGCGGCTGTGTTTCCTGCCCGGCGCCCGGCGCGACACCTCCGTGGAGGTCGCCTGGATACGGGCGGCCGGCGGTTGGACGCCGCAGGAGATCGGCCGGATCAGCCGGTTCGCCAACATCGAGGAGGCGCGCGGCCACATCGTGACGAACGTGCGCCCGGAGCGCCGCGCCGCCGCCGAAACGTGCATCGGGGAGGCCCTGGATCTGCGCGCCGAGATCCTGAACCGGGGTGTGGCGGCCGGCCCGGAGGTCGACGCGAAGGCGCTCACCTGCCGCGAGTTGATGGCCCGGGCCTACGCCATGGTGCAGGAGTCGCGCCCGGGCGAACTGCGCGGATTCTGGTGCCACTACGGCAGCGGCCCGGTGATCGAGGGCCGCCGGGCGTCGTGGGGCAAGGCGATCCCGATGCTGACGTCCGGCGGGCTGAACGCCATCTTTCCGAACATGCTCTTCAGCGGCGTCGCCTACTTCCCCAGCCGGGTGGTGCCCGTGCACCCCATCGTCGAGCAGGAGGGCGACCAGCTCGCCGCCTGCATCGCGGCCGCACGCGCGCACGGCGTGCAGGTGCACGTGTGGAAGGTCTGCTGGGAGGTCGGCTGGCAGGGCGCGCGCGACGCACACGAGCCGTTCGAGCGCGAGGGCCGGCTGCAGGTCGACAGGTTCGGGCGGACGCGCCGGGCGCTCTGCCCGAGCAATCCCGTGAACCGCCGCTACGAACTCGACGCCATCCTGGAGGCCGCCGAGTACGACGTCGACGGCATCCACCTGGACTACATCCGGTACCAGGACGCGAACGTCTGCTACTGCGACGGCTGCCGCGAGCGCTTCGGGGCGGCCTCGGGGCGGCCGGTGGCGGACTGGCCGGCGGAGGTGGCGGCCGGCGGGGCACGTGCGGCCGAGTATGCCGCCTTCCGGGAGGAGCAGATCACCAGTTTCGTGCGCGAGGTACGCCGGGCCCTGAAGGAGACGAAGCCGGGCCTGAAGCTCTCCGCGGCCGTCTGGGAGCCGGCCCCGTCGGCGCTGCGCGTCGCGCAGGACTGGCCCGCCTGGGTGGACGAGGGCCTGCTCGACTTCGTCTGCCCGATGATCTACACCGAAGACGCGGCCTACTTCGAGGCCACCCTGGCCGAGATCATGCGGCGGGTGGGCGGCCGGGTCGACGTCTGCCCGGGGCTGAAGGTCGTCATGGGGTCGCGTCCGGAGGGGCGGCCTCCGCTGGACGTGACCGTGGACCAGATTGCGGGCGCGCGGGCGCTCAGCGTGTCGGGCTTCGTGCTGTTCGAGCTGCGGGAGTTCCAGCAGACGCACCTGATGCCGTACCTGCGGGCCGGCCTCACGGCGGAGCCGTGA
- a CDS encoding sugar phosphate isomerase/epimerase, translating into MKLALHAWQMGRERDLDTMIGICAESGMVALELMEHETFRSAIPLDASAGERAEIRRKFQDAGVGIAALSINCRYDWMDAAKVRASIEESMRYVDLAVDVGAPRLRCLGDQLHEDEGEPKEVTIARVAEALREVCEYADPRGIDCPIEMHGKFSPWENALAVVEQADHPRCYLVHNGTEQNTPPDRWDEVWARIRPHVKHVHAHDVLSDRFPYKRFFLTLRDSGYDGLVCFELAPSDDPVRVCRLTRALVEEWLARGA; encoded by the coding sequence GGACACCATGATCGGCATCTGTGCCGAGAGCGGGATGGTCGCCCTGGAGCTCATGGAGCACGAGACGTTCCGATCGGCCATCCCGCTGGACGCCTCGGCGGGCGAACGTGCGGAGATCCGGCGCAAGTTCCAGGACGCGGGCGTGGGCATCGCCGCGCTGTCCATCAACTGCCGCTACGACTGGATGGACGCCGCGAAGGTGCGCGCAAGCATCGAGGAGAGCATGCGGTACGTCGACCTGGCCGTCGACGTGGGCGCGCCGCGGCTGCGCTGCCTGGGCGACCAACTGCACGAGGACGAGGGCGAGCCGAAGGAGGTGACCATCGCGCGCGTGGCCGAGGCGCTGCGCGAGGTCTGCGAATACGCCGACCCGCGGGGCATCGACTGCCCGATCGAGATGCACGGCAAGTTCTCGCCGTGGGAGAACGCCCTGGCCGTCGTCGAGCAGGCGGACCATCCGCGCTGCTACCTGGTGCACAACGGCACCGAGCAGAACACGCCGCCGGACCGCTGGGACGAGGTCTGGGCGCGCATCCGGCCGCACGTCAAGCACGTGCACGCGCACGACGTGCTCAGCGACCGGTTCCCGTACAAGAGGTTCTTCCTGACGCTGCGGGACTCCGGCTACGACGGGCTGGTGTGCTTCGAGCTGGCGCCGAGCGACGACCCCGTGCGCGTCTGCCGTCTGACCAGGGCGCTGGTCGAGGAGTGGCTGGCGCGGGGCGCATAG